From a region of the Streptacidiphilus albus JL83 genome:
- the yajC gene encoding preprotein translocase subunit YajC, giving the protein MNPIFLFLILAFGGLMIMSTRSGKKKQQAAIEMRNKMEPGVGVRTIGGMYALVKSVTEEAVELEVAPGVYALYAKNAIAVVMDGVEYNRIVHGDEDEEDAEGVEDDADVAAGEAEDEAVVLDKAEQTDADSAADEAKADEGKADGDKIAFSK; this is encoded by the coding sequence GTGAATCCCATCTTTCTCTTCCTCATTCTGGCCTTCGGTGGCCTGATGATCATGTCCACCCGCTCTGGCAAGAAGAAGCAGCAGGCTGCCATCGAGATGCGCAACAAGATGGAGCCGGGAGTCGGGGTTCGCACGATCGGCGGAATGTACGCGCTGGTGAAGTCCGTCACCGAGGAGGCCGTCGAGCTGGAGGTCGCCCCGGGCGTCTACGCGCTCTACGCCAAGAACGCCATCGCGGTGGTCATGGACGGGGTCGAGTACAACCGGATCGTTCACGGCGACGAGGACGAGGAGGACGCGGAGGGGGTCGAGGACGACGCGGACGTCGCGGCGGGCGAGGCCGAGGACGAGGCCGTGGTGCTCGACAAGGCCGAGCAGACCGACGCCGACAGCGCTGCCGACGAAGCCAAGGCCGACGAAGGCAAGGCCGACGGCGACAAGATCGCATTCAGCAAGTAG
- the secD gene encoding protein translocase subunit SecD, with product MASPKSRPRDGYPGRALSLILAIAVALVAIMFATGYKTPHLGIDLAGGTSVTLQAKAPKGDSGAINSTSMNEAVAILQDRVNGTGVSEAEVQTEGSNTIVVTIPKGQNSQQVLDTIGTTAKLYFRPVVASALSGVPASAVTTASPSASGAASGTPAPSASSTAKAVANAPASAAASATKTQGDAVTGDLTKATASASANASDKASSPATKPAAAGATPSASAKPGATVATTNLQGTPPADVATAFAALDCSKQDQRNDHQTSDSADAIACSQDTQAGGGYYTKYALGPVMVAGTDVSSASAGISTSNGAWQINLNFDSKGTSEFAKATTTLVKNPAGSVTNQFAIVLDGQVVSAPGVNSAITGGQAQITGSFTQQQAVSLANVLNYGALPLTFTTQDVTTVSPQLGGNQLQAGLLAGAIGLALVVLYSLVYYRGLGLVSIAGLGMSAVLTYSIMSLLGGTIHFALNLPAVCGAIVAIGITADSFVVYFERIRDEVRTGSSLRPAVRNAWPRARRTILVSDFVSFLAAAVLYFFTVDKVQGFAFTLGLTTLLDVVVIFLFTKPLITLLARRKFFADGHPMSGVDPKRLGARPPIRGGRRRPAETKEA from the coding sequence GTGGCCTCACCCAAATCCCGTCCGCGTGACGGATACCCGGGGCGTGCTCTGAGCCTGATTCTGGCGATCGCGGTGGCCCTGGTGGCCATCATGTTCGCCACCGGGTACAAGACGCCGCACCTGGGCATCGACCTCGCCGGTGGCACCAGCGTCACGCTCCAGGCGAAGGCGCCCAAGGGCGACTCGGGAGCGATCAACTCCACGAGCATGAACGAAGCCGTCGCGATCCTGCAGGACCGGGTCAACGGCACCGGCGTGTCCGAGGCGGAGGTGCAGACCGAGGGCAGCAACACCATCGTGGTGACGATCCCGAAGGGGCAGAACTCCCAGCAGGTGCTCGACACCATCGGGACGACCGCCAAGCTGTACTTCCGGCCGGTGGTCGCCAGCGCCCTCTCGGGAGTGCCCGCCAGCGCCGTCACCACGGCCTCTCCGTCCGCCTCGGGTGCGGCCTCCGGCACGCCCGCGCCGTCGGCGTCCAGCACGGCCAAGGCCGTGGCGAACGCCCCGGCCAGCGCCGCGGCCTCGGCGACCAAGACCCAGGGCGACGCGGTCACCGGCGACCTGACCAAGGCCACCGCCTCGGCCAGTGCGAACGCCAGTGACAAGGCCTCGTCCCCGGCCACCAAGCCCGCGGCCGCGGGGGCCACGCCCTCGGCGAGCGCCAAGCCCGGTGCCACGGTGGCGACGACCAACCTCCAGGGCACCCCGCCGGCCGATGTCGCGACTGCCTTCGCGGCGCTGGACTGCTCCAAGCAGGACCAGCGCAATGACCACCAGACGAGCGACAGCGCCGACGCGATCGCCTGCTCGCAGGACACCCAGGCGGGCGGCGGCTACTACACCAAGTACGCGCTCGGCCCGGTGATGGTCGCCGGCACCGACGTCTCCAGCGCCTCGGCCGGGATCAGCACCAGCAACGGCGCCTGGCAGATCAACCTGAACTTCGACAGCAAGGGCACCTCGGAGTTCGCCAAGGCCACCACCACCCTGGTCAAGAACCCGGCCGGCAGCGTGACCAACCAGTTCGCGATCGTCCTCGACGGCCAGGTGGTCTCGGCTCCGGGCGTCAACTCGGCGATCACCGGCGGCCAGGCGCAGATCACCGGCAGCTTCACCCAGCAGCAGGCGGTCAGCCTCGCCAACGTGCTGAACTACGGCGCGCTGCCGCTGACCTTCACCACCCAGGACGTGACCACGGTCTCGCCGCAGCTCGGCGGCAACCAGCTGCAGGCCGGCCTGCTCGCGGGCGCCATCGGCCTCGCCCTGGTCGTGCTCTACTCGCTGGTCTACTACCGCGGCCTCGGCCTGGTCAGCATCGCCGGTCTGGGGATGTCGGCGGTGCTCACCTACTCGATCATGAGCCTGCTGGGCGGGACGATCCACTTCGCCCTGAACCTGCCGGCGGTCTGCGGTGCCATCGTCGCCATCGGTATCACGGCCGACTCGTTCGTCGTCTACTTCGAACGGATCCGGGACGAGGTGCGGACCGGCTCCTCGCTCCGCCCCGCGGTCCGCAACGCCTGGCCCCGCGCCCGGCGCACCATCCTGGTCTCGGACTTCGTGTCCTTCCTGGCCGCCGCGGTGCTGTACTTCTTCACCGTGGACAAGGTGCAGGGCTTCGCCTTCACCCTGGGTCTGACCACCCTGCTCGACGTGGTCGTGATCTTCCTCTTCACCAAGCCGCTGATCACGCTGCTGGCGCGACGGAAGTTCTTCGCCGACGGTCACCCCATGTCCGGGGTCGACCCGAAGCGGCTGGGAGCCCGTCCGCCCATCCGCGGCGGCCGCCGCCGTCCCGCCGAGACCAAGGAGGCCTGA
- the ruvB gene encoding Holliday junction branch migration DNA helicase RuvB, which yields MSLHDDPEAGDRLVTSAADGEDRAVEAALRPRDLDEFIGQERVREQLSLVLQAARHRAATPDHVLLSGPPGLGKTTLSMIIAAEMNAPIRITSGPAIQHAGDLAAILSSLTEGEVLFLDEIHRMSRPAEEMLYMAMEDFRVDVIVGKGPGATAIPLELPPFTLVGATTRAGLLPPPLRDRFGFTGHMEFYAPGELERVIHRSAGLLDVRIDTAGAAEIAGRSRGTPRIANRLLRRVRDFAQVRHDGVVNREIARAALAVYEVDERGLDRLDRAVLHALLKLFGGGPVGLSTLAVAVGEESETVEEVAEPFLVREGLLARTPRGRIATAAAWQHLGLTPPRMPGQSQQETLPEG from the coding sequence GTGAGCCTGCACGACGACCCCGAAGCCGGCGACCGGCTGGTCACCTCCGCCGCCGACGGTGAGGACCGGGCCGTCGAGGCCGCGCTGCGCCCCAGGGACCTGGACGAGTTCATCGGCCAGGAGCGCGTCCGTGAGCAGCTGTCGCTGGTGCTCCAGGCCGCCCGGCACCGCGCCGCCACCCCGGACCACGTGCTGCTCAGCGGCCCGCCCGGGCTGGGCAAGACCACCCTGTCCATGATCATCGCGGCCGAGATGAACGCCCCGATCCGGATCACCTCCGGGCCGGCGATCCAGCACGCCGGGGACCTCGCCGCGATCCTCTCCTCGCTCACCGAGGGCGAGGTGCTGTTCCTGGACGAGATCCACCGGATGTCCCGGCCCGCCGAGGAGATGCTCTACATGGCGATGGAGGACTTCCGGGTCGACGTCATCGTCGGCAAGGGTCCCGGCGCCACCGCGATCCCGCTGGAGCTGCCGCCGTTCACCCTGGTCGGCGCGACCACCCGGGCCGGACTGCTGCCGCCGCCGCTGCGCGACCGCTTCGGTTTCACCGGTCACATGGAGTTCTACGCCCCGGGCGAACTGGAACGGGTGATACACCGTTCGGCCGGGCTGCTGGACGTCCGGATCGACACCGCCGGGGCCGCCGAGATCGCCGGCCGCTCCCGCGGCACGCCCCGGATCGCCAACCGGCTGCTGCGCCGGGTCCGCGACTTCGCGCAGGTCAGGCATGACGGCGTGGTGAACCGGGAGATCGCCAGGGCCGCGCTGGCGGTCTACGAGGTGGACGAGCGCGGGCTCGACCGGCTGGACCGCGCGGTGCTGCACGCGCTGCTCAAGCTCTTCGGCGGCGGACCGGTCGGCCTGTCCACGCTCGCCGTCGCCGTGGGCGAGGAGTCTGAGACAGTTGAAGAGGTCGCGGAGCCGTTCCTGGTGCGTGAGGGCCTGCTGGCCCGCACCCCCAGGGGCCGGATCGCGACCGCCGCGGCCTGGCAGCACCTGGGCCTCACGCCGCCGCGGATGCCCGGCCAGAGCCAACAGGAAACCCTCCCGGAGGGTTGA